A portion of the Candidatus Pristimantibacillus lignocellulolyticus genome contains these proteins:
- a CDS encoding NAD(P)H-dependent glycerol-3-phosphate dehydrogenase — MSLIEAKRKATVIVAGSWGTALASVLASNQYDVVVWTRTEQQAVEINEKHTNNKYLPNITLPSNIRATTSMEEALVDSTIALFVAPSSAMRTVAELAKPYLKADTIVVHATKGFEPEKLKRMSIVLSESLGRPLSEIAVISGPSHAEEVILKLPTTVVVAAENIHIAEKAQEALMNSTFRVYTNNDVIGIEVAGALKNIIALAAGIINGLDLGDNAKAALLTRGLAEISRLGTAMGANPLTFIGLAGVGDLVVTATSQHSRNFRAGYMLADGTPLSTVLEKMGMVVEGVKTTRAAHDLAKVYNIEMPITNQLYEVLFNDQPIDKSIGVLMGRVRTNEMEPNQ, encoded by the coding sequence ATGTCTTTGATCGAGGCCAAACGAAAAGCAACCGTAATTGTTGCAGGAAGTTGGGGAACAGCGCTTGCTTCTGTACTGGCATCCAATCAATATGATGTCGTAGTATGGACTAGAACAGAGCAACAAGCTGTAGAGATTAATGAGAAACATACGAACAACAAATATTTACCGAACATAACTTTGCCGAGCAACATAAGAGCGACGACGAGTATGGAAGAGGCGTTAGTCGATTCTACTATTGCATTATTCGTTGCTCCTTCTAGTGCAATGCGAACGGTCGCTGAATTAGCGAAACCATATCTAAAAGCGGATACGATCGTCGTTCATGCCACAAAAGGTTTTGAGCCAGAGAAGTTGAAGCGTATGTCTATCGTTCTTTCAGAATCTCTTGGACGTCCACTGTCGGAAATAGCTGTTATCTCTGGCCCTAGTCATGCCGAAGAAGTTATTTTGAAGCTCCCAACGACAGTGGTCGTAGCTGCGGAAAATATACATATTGCTGAAAAAGCTCAAGAAGCGTTAATGAACTCTACTTTTCGTGTATACACAAATAATGATGTTATTGGCATTGAAGTTGCGGGTGCATTGAAAAATATTATTGCATTGGCTGCTGGTATTATTAATGGATTAGACCTAGGTGATAATGCAAAAGCAGCATTGTTAACTCGTGGTTTAGCTGAAATCTCAAGACTTGGGACAGCGATGGGGGCAAATCCTCTGACTTTCATCGGGCTTGCTGGTGTTGGTGACTTAGTCGTTACTGCAACAAGTCAACATAGCCGTAACTTTCGTGCCGGTTATATGCTTGCGGATGGAACACCACTTTCAACTGTTCTTGAGAAAATGGGGATGGTTGTTGAAGGGGTTAAAACGACTAGAGCAGCTCATGATCTTGCCAAGGTTTACAATATTGAAATGCCAATTACGAATCAATTATACGAAGTATTGTTCAATGACCAACCTATTGATAAGTCTATAGGAGTGTTAATGGGTAGAGTTCGAACGAATGAAATGGAACCTAATCAATAA
- a CDS encoding DUF2768 domain-containing protein: MNPMDKMWMSLIGIGLMAIAAVIITFARIKTKGIIKGLLSTVAFIMLCIGFLLGLLSII, from the coding sequence ATGAATCCAATGGATAAGATGTGGATGTCTTTAATCGGAATTGGCCTTATGGCAATTGCAGCTGTTATTATTACTTTTGCACGAATAAAAACTAAAGGTATTATTAAAGGACTTTTATCAACTGTTGCATTTATTATGCTATGTATCGGATTTTTATTGGGTCTTCTTTCCATTATATAA
- a CDS encoding stage VI sporulation protein F: MSNDLSKDVLGAIKKKTGKNITANSVSKIASTVQPDSLENEAELRKLVRSIADMAKIKMTDSQFEHIVKTIKSSGMKTSNIEALMKILIR, encoded by the coding sequence ATGTCCAACGATTTATCTAAAGATGTACTAGGTGCCATAAAGAAAAAAACAGGTAAAAATATTACAGCTAATTCAGTTAGCAAAATTGCTAGCACTGTTCAACCTGATTCATTAGAAAACGAAGCTGAGCTACGCAAATTAGTGAGATCCATTGCAGATATGGCTAAAATTAAAATGACTGATTCACAATTCGAGCATATTGTGAAGACGATAAAGTCAAGCGGTATGAAAACTTCTAACATTGAAGCTTTAATGAAAATACTAATTAGATAG
- the ndk gene encoding nucleoside-diphosphate kinase encodes MERTFLMIKPDGVQRGLIGEIVSRFEKKGLQLNAAKFMMISTELAETHYGEHKGKSFYEPLLKFITSGPVFAMVWSGDNVIALSRAMIGKTDAVEAFPGTIRSDFAVHTNFNLIHGSDSAENAEREIQLFFNENELVSFEHTIQRWI; translated from the coding sequence GTGGAAAGAACGTTTTTAATGATTAAGCCTGATGGAGTACAAAGAGGTTTAATTGGTGAAATTGTTTCGCGTTTTGAGAAGAAAGGTCTACAACTTAATGCTGCTAAGTTTATGATGATCTCGACTGAACTAGCAGAAACACATTATGGTGAGCATAAGGGTAAGTCTTTCTACGAGCCATTACTTAAGTTTATTACTTCTGGTCCCGTATTTGCGATGGTCTGGTCAGGTGATAATGTCATTGCCTTATCAAGAGCTATGATTGGTAAAACCGATGCTGTCGAAGCTTTTCCGGGTACGATTCGTTCTGATTTTGCTGTTCATACTAACTTTAACCTTATACACGGTTCTGATTCTGCTGAAAATGCTGAACGAGAAATTCAATTGTTTTTCAACGAGAACGAGCTTGTTTCGTTCGAACATACGATTCAGCGCTGGATTTAA
- a CDS encoding heptaprenyl diphosphate synthase component 1: protein MKKYSVADAADPYVSYDMIHAHTELPSYSEPRLQLLYAVLAQSKETRERSELFSLVTALVQLGMDTHDLVDTETGQRTETQMRSRQLKILAGDYFSARFYQLLAVKGEIELVAILSKAVADVNRLKISFYSTAQSATLTAEQYLMNRISLKSEMFAPFHKFLSKPIAKVWKELLQQVTAFEVMLDELSNIFDAGGYARSFAYWNLHNIVTSVEEKKMLQQNSYNLLVDKYHIRRHMLDYLHTAYEAVLRILDTEQLAELKAELSHTVENMKKQLGNFSMKEVEAQ from the coding sequence ATGAAAAAATACTCTGTAGCGGATGCGGCAGACCCATACGTAAGCTACGATATGATCCATGCTCATACTGAACTACCGTCGTATTCGGAGCCTAGACTACAGCTACTATATGCTGTATTAGCGCAATCTAAAGAGACGAGAGAACGTAGTGAGTTATTCAGTCTTGTGACCGCTCTAGTTCAACTAGGTATGGATACGCATGATCTTGTTGATACGGAGACTGGACAGCGAACGGAAACTCAAATGCGTTCTAGACAATTGAAAATTTTGGCGGGCGATTACTTTAGTGCGAGATTTTATCAACTTCTTGCAGTTAAAGGTGAAATTGAATTGGTTGCTATACTAAGTAAAGCGGTTGCAGATGTTAATCGTCTGAAAATTTCTTTCTATTCAACAGCTCAATCAGCAACCTTAACGGCAGAACAATACTTAATGAACAGAATCTCACTAAAAAGTGAAATGTTTGCTCCTTTCCATAAATTTTTGAGTAAGCCGATAGCAAAAGTATGGAAAGAACTATTACAACAAGTTACAGCTTTTGAAGTTATGCTTGATGAGTTGAGTAATATATTCGACGCTGGTGGATATGCTCGTAGTTTTGCATATTGGAATTTACATAATATTGTAACCTCGGTCGAAGAGAAAAAAATGCTACAACAGAATAGTTACAATCTGCTTGTGGACAAGTACCATATACGTCGCCATATGTTAGATTATTTACATACAGCATATGAAGCTGTCCTGAGAATACTTGATACAGAGCAGTTAGCAGAACTAAAGGCTGAATTATCTCATACAGTTGAAAATATGAAAAAACAACTCGGCAATTTTTCGATGAAAGAAGTTGAAGCACAATGA
- a CDS encoding protein-glutamate O-methyltransferase CheR — translation MSEDLDFSRFIDQIKKKTDIDLSLYKEAQMKRRLTTLRMKHGFQTFDSYFQQLSQNKVLLDEFLDRMTINVSEFWRNPQRWETLRTKFLPEMIQTNNRVKIWSAACSTGEEPYTLAMILNELHALQKTHLLATDLDAGVLAKATQGFYLDRSIRDVPQLFRQKYFQEEEGVFSVVDSLKKAVQFKQQNLLFDTFDKDFDLIVCRNVMIYFTEEAKNELYHKFAKALKPGGLLFVGSTEQIFTPSQYGFETVDTFFYRKL, via the coding sequence ATGTCAGAAGATTTAGATTTTTCTAGATTCATAGATCAGATTAAGAAAAAAACAGATATTGATCTTTCCTTATATAAAGAAGCACAAATGAAAAGACGTCTAACTACATTACGGATGAAACACGGTTTCCAGACATTTGACAGTTACTTTCAACAACTATCACAAAACAAAGTATTGTTAGATGAATTTCTTGATCGGATGACAATCAATGTATCGGAGTTTTGGAGAAATCCACAACGCTGGGAAACACTTCGAACAAAGTTTTTACCTGAGATGATTCAAACGAATAATCGAGTGAAAATATGGAGCGCAGCTTGTTCTACAGGTGAAGAACCGTATACACTTGCTATGATATTGAATGAATTACATGCTTTGCAAAAGACGCATTTACTTGCAACGGATCTTGATGCAGGTGTTCTAGCAAAGGCAACTCAAGGTTTTTATCTTGACCGTTCGATTCGTGATGTTCCGCAACTGTTTCGTCAGAAATATTTCCAAGAAGAAGAGGGCGTTTTCTCTGTCGTTGATTCATTAAAGAAAGCGGTACAGTTCAAACAACAAAATTTACTGTTCGATACTTTCGATAAAGACTTTGATCTTATCGTTTGTCGTAATGTGATGATCTATTTCACAGAAGAAGCGAAAAATGAGTTGTATCATAAATTCGCAAAAGCTTTGAAACCAGGAGGCTTATTGTTCGTTGGAAGTACGGAACAAATATTCACTCCTTCACAGTACGGATTTGAAACGGTGGATACTTTCTTCTATCGTAAATTATAA
- a CDS encoding (2Fe-2S)-binding protein: MELELRGRTITSTVEAEDGLTILDHAIKHKVDWSYSCTRGTCARCRCLIVEGADLLDEITDEEWDRLEPEEFEQGYRLGCQAVITGTEGKIVAINKTYF, translated from the coding sequence ATGGAATTAGAACTTAGAGGTAGAACGATTACAAGTACTGTTGAAGCAGAAGATGGATTGACCATCTTGGATCATGCCATTAAGCATAAAGTAGATTGGAGTTATTCATGTACAAGAGGAACATGCGCACGTTGTCGCTGTCTTATTGTTGAGGGTGCTGATTTACTTGATGAGATCACCGATGAAGAATGGGATCGTCTTGAGCCTGAAGAATTTGAACAAGGATATCGCTTAGGTTGTCAAGCGGTTATTACCGGTACTGAAGGCAAAATTGTCGCAATAAACAAGACATATTTCTAA
- a CDS encoding demethylmenaquinone methyltransferase, with amino-acid sequence MSSNNLNDSKSHVHELFETIAPKYDMMNDLMSFGLHKVWRKKTMKKMNVQKGQTALDLCCGTCDWTIDLAKASETGHIIGLDFSEQMLEVGRQKVAEAGLNKQIKLVQGNAMELPFEDNSFDYVTIGFGLRNVPNYEQVVAEMLRVVKPGGQIVCLEMSKPQQQPFKSIYYFYFEKMVPLLGKMFAKQFAAYKWLPDSLKLFMDAKELRQLFEKVGAVNVVVKNFFWGIAALHIGRKS; translated from the coding sequence ATGAGTAGCAATAACTTAAATGATTCAAAAAGCCATGTTCATGAACTATTTGAGACGATAGCTCCAAAATACGATATGATGAACGATCTTATGAGTTTTGGTCTACATAAAGTATGGCGTAAAAAGACGATGAAGAAGATGAACGTCCAAAAAGGTCAAACGGCATTAGATCTATGCTGTGGTACTTGTGATTGGACGATTGATCTTGCAAAAGCAAGTGAAACTGGTCACATAATAGGACTCGATTTCAGCGAACAAATGCTTGAAGTAGGACGTCAAAAAGTAGCGGAAGCGGGATTGAATAAGCAAATTAAACTTGTTCAAGGTAATGCTATGGAACTTCCTTTCGAAGATAATTCATTTGATTATGTAACGATTGGATTTGGCTTAAGAAATGTACCAAATTATGAACAAGTGGTTGCAGAAATGCTACGGGTTGTGAAACCTGGCGGACAAATTGTTTGTCTTGAAATGTCCAAACCTCAGCAACAACCATTCAAATCCATTTACTATTTTTATTTCGAAAAGATGGTACCATTGTTAGGCAAGATGTTCGCGAAACAGTTTGCTGCTTACAAATGGCTTCCCGATTCTTTGAAATTATTTATGGATGCGAAAGAGTTGCGTCAGCTATTTGAGAAAGTCGGAGCTGTAAATGTCGTTGTCAAAAACTTTTTCTGGGGTATCGCAGCATTACATATCGGTAGAAAAAGCTAA
- the mtrB gene encoding trp RNA-binding attenuation protein MtrB — protein MEQQTGDYVVIKAKDQGVTVMGLTRGQDTRFHHTEKLDKNEVLICQFTDHTSAIKIRGKATVLTKYGTVHTDE, from the coding sequence ATGGAGCAACAGACAGGCGATTATGTAGTAATTAAAGCCAAAGATCAGGGCGTAACTGTTATGGGTTTGACTAGAGGTCAAGATACAAGATTTCATCATACTGAAAAACTTGATAAGAATGAAGTGCTAATCTGTCAGTTTACTGATCATACATCCGCAATTAAAATCCGCGGTAAAGCTACGGTGTTGACGAAGTATGGTACCGTGCATACAGATGAATAG
- the spoIVA gene encoding stage IV sporulation protein A, with the protein MNKVDIFKDIAERTGGDIYLGVVGAVRTGKSTFIKRFMETVVLPNIPVESERIRAVDELPQSAAGKTIMTTEPKFVPNQAVQLRVAEGLEVNVRLVDCVGYAVDGAKGYEDENGPRMITTPWFDEAIPFQEAAEIGTRKVIQEHSTLGVLVTTDGTIAEIPRSSYVDAEERVVEELKEVGKPFVVIINSTRPRSEETQALRQELQEKYDIPVIALSVATMNEEEGLAILREVLYEFPVHEVNVNLPSWVMVLAEQHWLRSNFENSVRDTVKDIKRLRDVDRVVQQFLEYDFISRAGLSGMDMGQGVAEIDLYAPDELYDQILMEVVGVEIRGKDHLLSLMQEFAHAKKEYDRFSEALEMVKTTGYGIAAPSLAEMALDEPELIRQGSRFGVRLKATAPSIHMIRVDVESEFAPIIGTEKQSEELVRYLMQDFENDPIKIWESDIFGRSLHNIVREGIQGKIAMMPDNARYKLQETLGRIINEGSGGLIAIIL; encoded by the coding sequence GTGAATAAAGTAGATATTTTCAAGGACATTGCCGAAAGAACTGGCGGGGATATTTACCTCGGCGTGGTCGGTGCGGTCCGTACGGGGAAATCAACGTTTATCAAAAGATTTATGGAAACGGTGGTTCTTCCCAACATTCCAGTAGAGTCAGAGCGAATTCGTGCTGTTGATGAATTGCCACAAAGTGCCGCAGGTAAAACTATTATGACGACTGAGCCGAAATTTGTACCTAATCAAGCGGTGCAATTAAGAGTAGCTGAAGGCTTAGAAGTGAATGTAAGACTAGTAGATTGTGTTGGATATGCAGTAGATGGAGCGAAGGGTTATGAGGATGAGAATGGACCTCGTATGATTACTACACCTTGGTTTGACGAAGCAATTCCGTTTCAAGAAGCAGCAGAGATCGGTACTCGCAAAGTAATCCAAGAGCATTCTACTCTAGGTGTTCTAGTTACTACAGATGGTACGATAGCTGAAATCCCACGTAGTTCCTATGTGGATGCTGAAGAACGAGTGGTTGAAGAGTTGAAAGAGGTTGGCAAACCATTCGTCGTAATTATTAACTCAACACGCCCACGCAGTGAGGAAACTCAAGCTCTACGCCAAGAGCTTCAAGAAAAGTACGATATTCCGGTAATTGCACTTAGTGTTGCAACGATGAATGAAGAAGAAGGTCTTGCGATTCTAAGAGAGGTACTATATGAGTTCCCTGTTCATGAAGTGAACGTTAATCTTCCAAGTTGGGTTATGGTACTAGCTGAACAACATTGGTTACGTAGTAACTTTGAAAATTCTGTACGAGACACAGTTAAGGACATTAAAAGATTGCGTGATGTAGATCGTGTAGTCCAACAATTCCTCGAATATGACTTCATTAGTCGTGCAGGGTTAAGTGGTATGGATATGGGTCAAGGCGTTGCTGAAATTGATCTATACGCTCCAGATGAACTATACGACCAAATTCTTATGGAAGTGGTTGGAGTAGAGATTCGTGGTAAAGATCACTTATTATCCTTAATGCAAGAATTCGCTCATGCTAAGAAAGAGTATGATCGCTTCTCAGAAGCGCTTGAAATGGTGAAAACAACTGGCTATGGTATTGCAGCACCATCTCTTGCGGAAATGGCACTTGATGAGCCAGAGTTGATCAGACAAGGTTCACGCTTCGGAGTGCGCTTGAAAGCGACTGCACCTTCTATTCATATGATTCGTGTAGATGTGGAGTCTGAATTCGCTCCAATCATCGGCACCGAAAAACAAAGTGAAGAGCTAGTTCGATACTTAATGCAAGATTTTGAGAATGATCCAATTAAAATTTGGGAATCCGATATATTTGGTCGTTCTTTACACAATATTGTGCGAGAAGGTATTCAAGGTAAAATTGCGATGATGCCTGACAATGCACGTTACAAGCTTCAAGAAACGCTTGGTAGAATTATTAACGAAGGATCAGGTGGCTTAATTGCAATCATCCTGTAG
- a CDS encoding HU family DNA-binding protein, giving the protein MNKTDLINQVSELSGLTKKDAGKAVDAVFEAIGEALQGGDKVQLVGFGNFEVRERQARKGRNPQTGQEIDIAASKIPAFKPGKQLKDLVAQ; this is encoded by the coding sequence ATGAACAAAACAGATCTAATTAACCAAGTTTCTGAACTTTCTGGTCTTACTAAGAAAGATGCAGGTAAAGCAGTTGATGCAGTGTTTGAAGCAATCGGTGAAGCTCTTCAAGGTGGCGACAAAGTTCAACTTGTTGGCTTTGGTAACTTTGAAGTGCGTGAGCGTCAAGCTCGTAAAGGACGTAACCCTCAAACGGGACAAGAAATCGATATCGCTGCAAGCAAAATTCCTGCATTCAAACCAGGTAAGCAACTTAAAGATTTGGTTGCTCAATAA
- the plsY gene encoding glycerol-3-phosphate 1-O-acyltransferase PlsY gives MIVISYLVGSISFSIVIAKLFKGIDIRSHGSGNAGATNTLRVLGIGPAILVLVLDLLKGMGSVLVASALFDQAWLPVICGLAAIVGHNWPIWFKFKGGKGIATAIGVLTSLVFIPALIAGIIAILSIVFTRYVSLGSLIFTFLTPIFVLILQFTWPNFIGTLIICIFAFIRHRSNIVKLMNGTENKLGSKKGA, from the coding sequence ATGATTGTTATCAGTTATCTAGTAGGTTCAATCTCCTTCAGTATAGTTATTGCAAAACTATTCAAAGGTATCGATATACGAAGTCATGGAAGCGGCAATGCTGGGGCTACCAATACATTACGAGTACTTGGGATAGGTCCTGCAATACTAGTACTTGTTCTTGATCTACTGAAGGGTATGGGTAGTGTATTAGTTGCGAGCGCGTTGTTTGATCAAGCATGGTTGCCTGTCATTTGTGGTTTAGCAGCTATAGTGGGTCATAACTGGCCTATCTGGTTCAAATTTAAAGGTGGAAAAGGTATCGCAACTGCTATCGGAGTGCTTACTTCGTTAGTCTTTATTCCTGCATTAATTGCAGGAATAATAGCTATACTGTCTATCGTATTTACTCGATATGTGTCTTTAGGTTCGTTAATCTTCACATTCTTAACACCTATTTTTGTGCTTATTTTACAATTTACTTGGCCTAACTTTATTGGGACGTTAATCATTTGTATATTTGCATTCATACGTCATCGCTCTAATATTGTGAAACTGATGAATGGAACTGAGAACAAATTAGGTAGTAAGAAAGGAGCATAG
- a CDS encoding 2Fe-2S iron-sulfur cluster-binding protein, which produces MDAEVIFLPLNRTIKVRPGTTVLQAARKAGVAIVTRCGGNAACFMCKVNIADCSGLAPMKENERRKLAGLELTGTRLACQAIVQKTVTVELPPDPLRAAIARQLKLQEEDDALW; this is translated from the coding sequence ATGGATGCAGAAGTTATTTTCTTGCCATTGAACCGCACGATCAAAGTAAGACCTGGTACGACTGTGCTACAAGCTGCTAGAAAGGCTGGTGTCGCTATCGTCACTAGATGTGGCGGTAACGCTGCTTGCTTCATGTGTAAAGTGAACATAGCTGATTGTAGCGGCTTAGCACCGATGAAAGAAAATGAACGTCGTAAGCTTGCAGGACTTGAATTGACAGGCACTCGTTTGGCTTGTCAAGCGATCGTGCAGAAAACAGTTACAGTTGAATTACCACCTGATCCACTCCGAGCTGCAATTGCTCGGCAACTGAAACTACAAGAAGAAGATGACGCTTTATGGTAG
- the der gene encoding ribosome biogenesis GTPase Der, which yields MARPIIAIVGRPNVGKSTIFNRIIGDRLAIVEDKPGVTRDRLYGTAEWSGKAFSIIDTGGIEIDGDDEIMKSVRMQAELAIAEADVIIFMTDAKVGITHADEEVAQMLYRSKKPVVLAVNKVDNDGRQDEVYEFYSLGFGEPISISGSHGIGIGDLLEAATILLPEPKEDEYDDDVIRVALIGRPNVGKSSLVNALLGEDRVIVSNIAGTTRDAIDTPFEVDGQKYVLIDTAGMRKRGKVYENTEKYSVMRAMKAIERADVVLVVINGEEGIIDQDKHIAGYAHEAGKASIFVVNKWDVVEKDGKTMQHFTESIRDEFIFMTYAPVVFLSAKTKLRLHKLIPVINHVSEQHALRIATHLLNDVITDAVAMNPAPSDKGKRLRINYVTQVATKPPTIICFVNDPELMHFSYARYLENKIRAAFNFEGTPVRIFSRKKSDQD from the coding sequence ATGGCTAGACCCATTATCGCAATTGTAGGTCGACCGAATGTTGGTAAGTCAACAATATTCAATCGTATTATCGGTGATCGACTTGCTATCGTTGAAGATAAACCTGGAGTTACTCGAGACCGTTTGTATGGTACAGCGGAATGGAGCGGAAAAGCGTTCAGTATCATTGATACTGGTGGTATTGAAATTGATGGTGATGATGAAATTATGAAATCTGTTCGCATGCAAGCTGAGCTTGCTATTGCTGAGGCAGATGTAATCATATTTATGACTGATGCTAAAGTGGGTATAACTCACGCAGACGAAGAAGTAGCTCAAATGCTATATCGTTCTAAAAAACCGGTCGTTCTCGCTGTTAATAAAGTTGATAATGATGGACGTCAAGATGAAGTTTATGAGTTTTATTCTTTAGGCTTTGGTGAACCTATCTCTATCTCTGGATCTCATGGTATTGGTATTGGTGATCTACTAGAAGCAGCTACAATTCTCCTTCCTGAACCAAAGGAAGATGAGTATGATGATGACGTTATTAGAGTAGCATTAATCGGTAGACCGAACGTAGGTAAATCATCACTTGTCAATGCATTATTAGGTGAGGACCGTGTTATTGTAAGTAACATTGCTGGAACGACTCGTGATGCTATCGATACGCCATTCGAGGTTGATGGTCAGAAATATGTACTGATCGATACTGCAGGTATGCGTAAACGTGGAAAAGTATATGAGAATACTGAGAAATATAGTGTTATGCGTGCAATGAAAGCTATTGAAAGAGCAGATGTTGTTCTAGTTGTCATTAATGGTGAAGAAGGCATTATTGATCAAGACAAACATATTGCAGGTTATGCTCATGAAGCAGGTAAAGCATCTATTTTTGTGGTAAACAAATGGGATGTAGTAGAAAAAGACGGTAAAACGATGCAACACTTTACTGAGAGTATCCGTGATGAGTTTATTTTTATGACTTATGCGCCGGTAGTTTTCCTATCAGCGAAAACAAAGCTTCGCTTACATAAGTTAATACCTGTTATTAACCATGTATCTGAGCAACATGCTCTTCGTATTGCTACGCATCTTCTTAATGATGTCATTACAGATGCAGTAGCTATGAATCCGGCTCCTTCTGATAAAGGTAAGCGACTTCGTATTAATTATGTGACGCAAGTTGCTACAAAACCACCAACAATTATTTGTTTCGTAAATGATCCTGAATTGATGCATTTCTCTTATGCACGTTATTTGGAAAACAAAATCCGTGCCGCATTCAACTTTGAAGGTACACCTGTGCGCATCTTTTCTAGAAAAAAATCTGATCAAGATTAG
- a CDS encoding polyprenyl synthetase family protein, producing MKLLEIYAKMKGDINKIENELERVVTDEQPLLSEAALHLLKAGGKRIRPVFVLLGGKFGTYNLNDLKTVAVTLELIHMASLVHDDVIDDAETRRGQLTVKSKWDNRIAMYTGDYIHGKALTQISLIENKDVHTMLSKALVQMCIGEMEQIRDFFNTNQTVRNYLLRIRRKTALLLAISTQLGGIVAGCTPQQYNALYRYGYNVGMAFQIIDDLLDLYGTEKQLGKPPGSDMRQGNITLPVILALQDEDIRDDLLVEIRNIHANGDSANTKRAIQLIRNSKGSQMAEDMANRYIAKALAVLEELPTIPAKKNLVDIAHFVGKRNY from the coding sequence ATGAAACTATTAGAAATATACGCCAAGATGAAGGGCGACATTAACAAAATAGAGAATGAGCTAGAACGAGTTGTAACAGATGAGCAACCATTGTTGTCTGAGGCTGCGCTCCATTTACTTAAAGCGGGTGGAAAGAGGATTCGTCCTGTTTTCGTATTGCTTGGTGGTAAATTCGGCACGTACAACTTGAATGACCTGAAGACTGTGGCTGTAACTTTAGAGTTAATCCATATGGCTTCTCTTGTTCATGACGATGTAATTGATGATGCAGAGACACGTCGAGGCCAGCTTACAGTGAAGTCAAAATGGGATAATCGCATTGCGATGTATACAGGTGATTATATCCATGGCAAAGCTCTGACACAGATTTCATTAATTGAGAATAAAGATGTACATACAATGCTTTCGAAGGCACTAGTTCAAATGTGTATTGGGGAAATGGAACAGATCCGTGATTTCTTCAATACGAATCAAACAGTGCGCAATTACTTATTACGTATTCGCCGGAAAACAGCATTATTACTTGCTATAAGCACACAATTAGGTGGTATTGTAGCGGGTTGTACTCCACAGCAATATAATGCATTATATCGTTATGGTTATAATGTTGGGATGGCATTTCAGATCATTGATGATCTACTTGACCTATATGGAACAGAGAAACAGCTCGGTAAGCCACCAGGTTCAGATATGAGGCAAGGAAATATTACTTTGCCTGTTATTTTGGCACTTCAAGATGAAGACATTCGTGATGATCTATTAGTCGAAATTCGTAATATTCATGCAAATGGAGATTCAGCTAATACGAAAAGAGCTATCCAACTTATTCGTAATAGTAAAGGTAGCCAAATGGCAGAGGACATGGCAAATCGTTATATTGCTAAAGCACTTGCAGTGCTTGAAGAACTGCCAACGATTCCAGCCAAGAAGAACCTTGTTGATATCGCACATTTCGTGGGGAAACGCAATTATTAA